The DNA region CAGCGTGGTGAGTTTAAAAACCAGCAATCAAAAATAAAACAGGAAGAGCGTTTGATCGAGCGTTTTCGTGCCAAAGCTTCTAAGGCCAAAATGGCGCAATCCCGCATCAAAATGCTGGATAGAATGGAGCGTATTGATGATGTGGATGATGATAACCCATCGGTTAACTTCTCGTTCCGTTTCAGCAAGCAATCAGGCCGTCACGTGATAACTTTAGAGGATATCACCAAAAAATACCCTGCCATTGATATCCTTGATCATACTGAGGCGGTAATTGAAAAAGGTGATAAAATTGCGCTTATCGGTGCCAACGGCAAAGGTAAATCAACCCTGTTGCGCATCATCGCATCTGCCGATAAAGATTACACCGGCACGGTAACCACTGGCCATAACGTAACCACTACATTTTTTGCCCAGCACCAGCTGGAATCTTTGCACCTCGAAAATCAGATATTGCAGGAGCTGCAATCATTTGCCCCCAAACATACTGATACCGAGTTGCGTACCATTTTAGGTTCATTCCTGTTCACCGGTGACGATGTGTTTAAGAAGATCAAAGTACTCTCGGGTGGTGAAAAATCGCGCGTGGCTTTGGCTAAGGCGCTTACTGCCGATGCCAACTTCCTGGTACTGGATGAGCCTACCAACCACCTGGATATGCAGTCGGTTAATATCCTGATCCAGGCGCTTGACCAGTACGAGGGTACTTTCATTGTGGTATCGCACGACAGGTATTTCCTTGATAACGTAGCGAACAAGATCTGGTTTATTGAAGATCAGAAGATCAAGATTTATCCGGGTACGTATGCCGAGTTTGACGAATGGTATGCCAAACGTAAACTGGAACCCAAAGCTGTTGCACCTGCACCTCAGCCTAAAAAGGAAGAGAAAAAGCCTGAGCCTGTTAAACAGCCGCAAGGCGAAAATAAGCATCAGCAGCTTAAAAAACTAAATCAGGACCTGGCAAAAATGGAGCAGCAAATTGCCGACCTTGAAAAAGAGGTAAAACAATTTGAAACCCAACTGGCCGACGAAAAAATATACAGCGATAACGCCAAACTAAAGCAAACCAACGCTGCCTACAGCGCCAAACAAACCGAGCTGAAACTAATGCAGGACAAGTGGGAAGCACTGGCCGAGCAGATTTTGGAGTTGGAATCGTAAGGTAAAAGCACCATGTTAGTTGAGTGCAAACGACATTGAGTGTAAAGAGCCTGTCACCCTGAGCTTGTCGAAGGGTCGTGCGCAGAGGCCTGCCCACCATGCTTCGACAGGCTCAGCATGCAATGTCATTAAGTTAAGAGATTGACAAGCTGCACCAGAGGTGCAAAAGGTTTGTAGAAACCATTTTGAATAGATTTTTGGTGTGCCAGCGGTACACAACTCCGGTGTTCCGTACCTCTGGCACGGTTGTTATCGGTATAATATTTTGCTACAAACCTGTCCCCCCTCTGGGGGATTTTCCTTAAGTTAATGACATTGCTCAGCATGACACCCGTTTTACCCCGTCATTGAGGAAAGAAGCAATCGCGAACGGTATAGGGCTGCTCTGTATAGCATGCGATTGCCGTGCTATAGCTCACAATGACATGGTTGTTTTGATCTGTTGTAGCGATGGTGCGCAGAGGCCGCGTTAGGGATTGCAGTGTAAAGCCCACAGCGCGTGTAGGGATTGCAGTCAGGAAAGGCGAGGACTTGCAACGGAAAGCCCGGGCCGCAGGCAACGCCCATGTTATAAAATAAAAGTCGTCATTGCGAGGTACGAAGTAATCCCCGATTAGCAGAGTAGCTATGCGAGTTTCTCTGTATAGTTCGCGATTGCTTCGTATCTCGCAATGATGTTTGTTTTACAGTACTTTAGCGTCCCATCAGGGTCTCTCGAAGAGGACCCTGATGAACACGAAAGTCGCTGTTGCGTTGTAATAGCGGCTTTTTTATATTCGTTTATCAAAATTGATATAAACCTAAATTAATAAATGACCAATCAATACCGTAGCCTTGTAATTGCTATAATAATATCCAGTTGCCTTATTATAGTTGGGGCAGGTCACGGCGCGGTACCAATGATATTGATTGAAATCATGGCCCCGATAGCAAAAGGGCTTAAGTTTTCATTACAACTATCCAATAATAATGAAGACACCATTGCAGTATCCGCGTTGTTCTTTTTTATCGGACAACTTTTGTTGTTTTTCGGTACACACAGAATGCATGTAATTACACGGCTTATTGGTGTTATA from Mucilaginibacter sp. SJ includes:
- the abc-f gene encoding ribosomal protection-like ABC-F family protein; the encoded protein is MIAINNLTFEIGARALYDEANWHIKPGEKIGLIGANGTGKTTLLKIIVGDYKPTSGTVSMAKDLTMGYLNQDLLSYSSDKNIVHVAMEAFERQNQLHDEIENLLKKLETDYSEELLNKLSDKQHEFELLDGYNIEYKAHEILAGLGFSDEDCKRKLSTFSGGWRMRVMLAKILLQAPDILLLDEPTNHLDLPSIQWLEDYLKSFPGAIIIVSHDRWFLDKVINRTVESRKGKLTVYAGNYSFYLEEKALREEIQRGEFKNQQSKIKQEERLIERFRAKASKAKMAQSRIKMLDRMERIDDVDDDNPSVNFSFRFSKQSGRHVITLEDITKKYPAIDILDHTEAVIEKGDKIALIGANGKGKSTLLRIIASADKDYTGTVTTGHNVTTTFFAQHQLESLHLENQILQELQSFAPKHTDTELRTILGSFLFTGDDVFKKIKVLSGGEKSRVALAKALTADANFLVLDEPTNHLDMQSVNILIQALDQYEGTFIVVSHDRYFLDNVANKIWFIEDQKIKIYPGTYAEFDEWYAKRKLEPKAVAPAPQPKKEEKKPEPVKQPQGENKHQQLKKLNQDLAKMEQQIADLEKEVKQFETQLADEKIYSDNAKLKQTNAAYSAKQTELKLMQDKWEALAEQILELES